The Phacochoerus africanus isolate WHEZ1 chromosome 3, ROS_Pafr_v1, whole genome shotgun sequence genome window below encodes:
- the LOC125122162 gene encoding 60S ribosomal protein L37a-like, with translation MAKRTKKVGIVGKYGTRYGASLRKMVNKIEISQHAKYPCSFCGKTKMKRQAVGIWHCGSCMKTVAGGAWTYNTTSAVTVKSAIRRLKELKDQ, from the coding sequence ATGGCCAAACGCACCAAGAAGGTCGGAATCGTGGGCAAATACGGGACCCGTTATGGTGCTTCCCTCAGGAAAATGgtgaataaaattgaaatcagTCAGCACGCCAAGTACCCCTGCTCCTTCTGTGGCAAAACCAAGATGAAGAGACAAGCTGTGGGCATCTGGCACTGTGGTTCCTGCATGAAAACAGTAGCTGGTGGTGCCTGGACCTACAACACCACTTCTGCTGTCACAGTAAAGTCTGCCATCAGAAGACTGAAGGAATTGAAGGACCAGTAG